The uncultured Mailhella sp. genome segment GTGTTCACCGTGGATGCCGACACCATCCCCAGGTATAAGAAGGTGATGGGGGAGAACGCTTCCGTACATGTGCTGCCCTTTGCCGTCCAGCCCCGGTTCCATTTTTTTGATGGATTCCATTTCAAATATAATACGGCGTGTTTTGTGGGCAGTTACAGTACACATATCCATCCGCGGAGGAGAGCTTGGCAGGAAATGCTGTTCCGCGCAGCTTTGGACAGCAGATTGGGATTGCATATCTTCGACCGCAATTCAGAGCGAAGGTCATCTATTTATCGATATCCTGCATGGGACGGCATGCAGATACATCCTTCTGTTTCCAATGCAGGAACGGCACAGGTATACAAGGATTATCTTGTCTCTTTAAACGTCAATACCAACGAGAACAGTCCTACCATGGTTTCACGCAGGCTGGTGGAAGTGCTGGCCTGCGGCGGGATTGCCGTGACGACGCCGGCTCCTTCTGTGGGAGAATTCAATGAGTTCTGTTATATTGTACATAACCGTGATGAGATGGTGGAATTGTTTAATCGATTGAAGCATGGCCCCTCCAGAGAGGATCTGGAACGTGCCAGAGCTGGTGCGGAATATATAGTCATACACCACACTTGGAAACAGCGCCTGAAATTTATTGCAGACGTTGTGGGTGTCAACATATAGTATTTTTGGAGAGCACTTTTATGTGCGGAATCATTGGTTACAGCGGATATCGTCCTGCCGTTTCCCTTCTTGTGGAAGGGCTGCATCGTCTGGAATACCGAGGCTACGATTCTTCGGGGGTGGCTTTCGAGCAGGCGGGACGCATCTATGTGGTGAAGGCTGAGGGAAAGCTGGCAGCACTGGAAGCCAGGCTGAAAAATATATCCCATCTTCAGGCCACGTCCGGCATCGGTCACACGCGCTGGGCCACGCACGGCCTGCCCGTGGAGAAGAATGCTCATCCGCATCTTTCGCAGGATGGCGACATTGCCATCATCCATAACGGCATCATTGAGAACTTTCAGGAACTTAAGAATGAGCTCTCCGTCAGGGGGCACACCTTCCTTTCCGACACCGACACCGAAGTGCTGGCTCATCTCATCGGCGAGGAGCGCAAGAGCGCGCCGAGCCTTTGCGAGGCCTTTGCCCGCGCGCTGCGCCGCGCGCACGGCGCCTACGCCGTGGTCATGATGGGCGTGGAGGAGCCGGGCGTCATCTACGCCGCGCGCATGGCCGCGCCTCTGCTCATGGGCGTGGGCGTGGGCGAATGCTTCGTGGCTTCCGACATTCCGGCCTTTCTGCCCTACACCCGCGAAGTGGTGTTTCTGGAAGACGGCGAAGTGGCCCGCATCGAGGGCGCGAAATGGCAGGTGTTTTCGCTGGCCGATCTTTCGCCCGTGAAAAAGAGCGTGAGCCATGTGCCGTGGGACATGCAGGCCGCGGCCAAGGGTGGCTACAAGCACTTCATGCTCAAGGAGATCATGGAGCAGCCGCGCGTGATCACCGACTGCCTCACCGGCCGCGTGATGGAAGGGAGCGACGGCGCGCTTTCCGTGCACCTTCAGGAGCTCGACGACATTCCCGTGCCCACGCGTCTGCACATTGTGGCCTGCGGCACGTCGTACAACGCGGGTCTCTGGGGACAGCAGCTTCTGGAAAACGTGGGCGGCATTCCCACGGATCTCGACATCGCCTCGGAGTTCCGCTATCGCGATCCCATTCTGCTGCCGGGCGAAGCGGTGATGGTCATCAGCCAGTCCGGCGAAACGGCGGACACGCTGGCCGCGCTGCGTCTTGCCAAAGAAAAGGGCTGCCGGGTGATCGGTCTTTGCAACGTGGTGGGCTCGTCCATTGCGCGCGAGGCGGACGTGGTGCTCTACACGCAGGCCGGGCCTGAAATCAGCGTGGCGTCCACCAAGGCCATGTGCAGTCAGATGGTGCTGCTGGCGCTCATGGCGCTCTACTATGGACAGCGCCGCACGCCGGCCGTGTTTGAAAGGGAGCTTCTTGTGGCGCTGCACGCGCTGCCGGAAAAGCTTTCGGCCGCGCTTCCGGCCATGCAGGAGCGGGCAGAGCAGCTTGCCCTGCGCTTTGCCTCTTCGCGCAGCTTCTTCTATCTCGGTCGCGGGCAATATAATGCGCTGGCGCTGGAAGGCGCGCTTAAGCTCAAGGAGCTTTCCTACATCCACGCCGAAGGCTACGCCGCAGGAGAAATGAAACACGGCCCCATTGCACTCATCGACCCGCAGTTCCCCACGTTTGCGCTGGCGCTGGATGATGTGTCCTTTCCTAAAGTGAAATCCAATATTCAGGAAGTACTGGCACGGCAGGGGCGCGTTATTGCGCTGGTGCAGGAAGAAGGCAGTTCCCTGTCGACTCTTGGTGTGGAAGAGATATGGCGTCTTCCTTCTGCGTCACCCATCATGTCCGGTTTTCTGGCTTTGCCAGCACTTCAACTTTTCAGCTACTACATGGCTGATGAACTGGGCAGGGATGTGGACCAGCCGCGCAATCTGGCCAAAAGCGTGACGGTCGAGTAGTTTCATGTTCATTACTTTAACTCCTCGGATTGCAAGGATTCCATATATTACGTCTTTTCTTGGCACCAGGATAAGTGTCTCATGGCTGGGTAAAAAAGATGCTGCAGGAGTAGTGGGCTGGGGACACAAAAACACGGCGATGAGGGCACGGCGATATGCGGCAAGGCATCATCTTCCGTACATTGCCGTGGAGGACGGATTTCTGCGTTCTCTAGGGCTTGGTTGTCAAGGAGCGGCTCCGCTTTCTCTGGTAGTGGACTACACAGGTATTTACTATGACGCTACAGGCCCTTCAGACCTTGAAAACCTTTTAAATTCCGAGGGATGGCAGACGCCGGAGATTATGACTTCGGCAGACAGGGCGCTTGCTGCCATTATTCGCCATGGTCTCAGCAAGTATAATCATGCGCCGGATGCTGTACCTGGTTTTCTGGAAGAGAAGGCCAGGTACTCGAGTTTTTCAGAAATGGCGGATGCTCTGCGCGTGCTCATCATCGACCAGACTGTGGGGGATGCTTCGGTGACTCTCGGCATGGCGGACGCCTCGTCTTTTACTGCTATGCTGGATGATGCGAAGCAGCGATTTCCCCGTGCGCAGCTTTATGTGAAGACGCATCCCGATGTGCTGGCCGGAAAGAAAAAAGGATATCTTACCGAGGAGGCGAAGCGCTGCGGTGCCGAGCTGATTGCGGAAGATGTTGCTCCGCTCTCTCTCCTTGCGCAGGCGGACGTAGTGTATTGCGTTACTTCGCAGATGGGCTTTGAGGCTCTCATGCTGGGAAAGAGGGTGTACTGTTTCGGTATGCCGTTTTATGCGAACTGGGGGGTCACACATGATGCCTTGTCCTGTCCGCGCCGGATAAAAAAGCGTACATTTTTGGAAGTGTTTGCGGCAGCATACCTGCTTTACGCCCGATATGTGAATCCCGTCACCGGGGAGCGATGTGACATTCATGACGCCATTGCCCGGCTTGCCGTGCAGCGGGAGAAGAACGAGAAGAACCGCGGATTTCACGCCTGCTTCGGGTATTCTCGCTGGAAGCATCCGCACGCTCGGGCCTTTTTGCAGAGCACCGGGGCTTCCTTCGGATTTTTCAAATACTTCTTCGGTAAGCAGGGGGCCGTTGCCAGTGCCGTCAAGCACGGAGGGGACGTAGTGGCATGGTCGTCCAAATGCGTGGGCGGAACACTGGAAGAGTGCTGTCGTGAAGCGGGAGTGCCTCTGGTGCGCATGGAGGACGGATTCATACGCTCCGTGGGGCTTGGTTCGAACTTTCAGTGGCCGTACTCTCTGGTGCTTGACAGGCAGGGAATCTATTACGACCCCACACAGACGAGCGACCTTGAAACCATCCTTCAGCAACTACCGCAGCGTGTGGACCATGATGAGCTGTGCCGCAGGGCCCGGGCGCTTCGCGAGTTCATCGTTCAGAAGGGATTGACCAAGTATAATGTGGGACAGAGCGAGTTTTCCCGTCACTGGCCTTCCGACCGCCGGGTGCTGTTGGTGCCCGGTCAGGTGGAGGATGATGCCTCGGTGCGGCTCGGCGGTTGTGGTCTTGCTGGCAACCTTGCACTTCTTTGGGAAGTGCGCCGCCGAAATCCCGACGCCTTCATCATCTACAAGCCCCACCCGGACGTGGAGGTCGGAAACCGTAAGGGAAATATGGCCGATGCCGAGACTCTGCGTGTGGCGGACGAAATCGTGCGCGACGTGCGCATGGACGTGCTGCTCGGCATGGTGGACGAAGTGCATACGCTCACTTCCCTGACCGGTTTCGAGGCTCTCCTGCGCGGGGTGAAGGTGTGTGCCTACGGTGGCCCCTTCTACGCGGGCTGGGGGCTTACGGAAGATTATGCCGTTGAGCGTTCCTTTCTGGGCCGGCGTACGGCGCGCCTGACTCTGGACGAGCTCACAGCCGGCGTCCTCCTGCTGTATCCGAGTTATTACGACTGGCAAACGGCGGGCTTCTGCACGGCGGAGGACGTGTGCAGCCGTCTGCTCCAGGACGGCGGGCAGATGAAGGGCAAGTATCTTGTGCGCGTGTTTGCTGCCCTTCGTGCTTTGGTAAGAAAGGTGTTCTGATATGGCGAGTTTCCTTTTCCTCCAGGGGCCGCATGGACCGTTTTTCCGGCTTCTCGGTGAGGAGCTGCAATCCCGCGGGCATGAGGTGACGCGGGTGAACCTGTGTGGCGGCGATGTTCTGGACTGGCCGCGTGGATCGCTTTGCTATCACGGCCGCACGTCGGACTGGAGCGCCTGGGTGCACAGACTCATGATGCGGCGGAACGTGACGGATCTTCTGGTCTTCGGCGACTGGCGGCCGCATCACCGCGAGGCTGTGCACATTGCGCGGCTGAACGGCATACGGGTGTGGGCCTTTGATGAGGGGTATCTGCGTCCTCACTGGATAACCATGGAGCAGGGGGGAGTGAACGGCAATTCCACGCTGCCGCATACCCCGGAAGAGGTGCGGGCGGAAAGTCGCCGCTATGTCGAGCTGTCACGCCCCGAGTCGTCGCCCAATCCCATTGCGCGCCGTCAGCTTCAGGCCGTGCTTTATGCCGGGGCCTCCATCCTGTCCATGCCGTTTTTCCCGTTTTATCGTACGCATCGCCCGTACGGCCATTTAAAGGAGCTCTTCAGCGGCTGGGTGCCGCACTTCTTCACGCGTCGCCATCGCATGAAGCTGTCGGCAAAGGCGTTGTCCCATCTCAATGATGCGCCGTTCTTTCTTTTTCCGCTTCAGCTTGATTCCGATTCACAGGTACGGCGTTATTCGCCCTTCAGTGGCATGAAGGAGGCCATCGCATGGGTCATGACCTCGTTTGCCCAGCACTCGCCGCAGGAAACGCACCTTGTTATCCGCAATCACCCACTGGACAGCGGCCTCATTCGTTATGATCGATTCATCCGCCGCTTCAGTGAGGCCTGCGGTATAAAAGATCGTGTACTTTTTGTGGAAAGCGGCAATGGATTGGACATGATACGCAAAAGCCGGGCCGTGGTGCTTTTGAACAGCACCATGGGC includes the following:
- a CDS encoding glycosyltransferase; the encoded protein is MTYCTVVDNVTAPCIGGLPLHALFGALQLRLFRPDLLFVESAWQGWHNSWKYRIAAYPDHPERNNHLLLRLLEYARKRHIPTVFWDKEGLVHFDRFIDSARHFDHVFTVDADTIPRYKKVMGENASVHVLPFAVQPRFHFFDGFHFKYNTACFVGSYSTHIHPRRRAWQEMLFRAALDSRLGLHIFDRNSERRSSIYRYPAWDGMQIHPSVSNAGTAQVYKDYLVSLNVNTNENSPTMVSRRLVEVLACGGIAVTTPAPSVGEFNEFCYIVHNRDEMVELFNRLKHGPSREDLERARAGAEYIVIHHTWKQRLKFIADVVGVNI
- the glmS gene encoding glutamine--fructose-6-phosphate transaminase (isomerizing) — translated: MCGIIGYSGYRPAVSLLVEGLHRLEYRGYDSSGVAFEQAGRIYVVKAEGKLAALEARLKNISHLQATSGIGHTRWATHGLPVEKNAHPHLSQDGDIAIIHNGIIENFQELKNELSVRGHTFLSDTDTEVLAHLIGEERKSAPSLCEAFARALRRAHGAYAVVMMGVEEPGVIYAARMAAPLLMGVGVGECFVASDIPAFLPYTREVVFLEDGEVARIEGAKWQVFSLADLSPVKKSVSHVPWDMQAAAKGGYKHFMLKEIMEQPRVITDCLTGRVMEGSDGALSVHLQELDDIPVPTRLHIVACGTSYNAGLWGQQLLENVGGIPTDLDIASEFRYRDPILLPGEAVMVISQSGETADTLAALRLAKEKGCRVIGLCNVVGSSIAREADVVLYTQAGPEISVASTKAMCSQMVLLALMALYYGQRRTPAVFERELLVALHALPEKLSAALPAMQERAEQLALRFASSRSFFYLGRGQYNALALEGALKLKELSYIHAEGYAAGEMKHGPIALIDPQFPTFALALDDVSFPKVKSNIQEVLARQGRVIALVQEEGSSLSTLGVEEIWRLPSASPIMSGFLALPALQLFSYYMADELGRDVDQPRNLAKSVTVE
- a CDS encoding capsular polysaccharide biosynthesis protein, producing MFITLTPRIARIPYITSFLGTRISVSWLGKKDAAGVVGWGHKNTAMRARRYAARHHLPYIAVEDGFLRSLGLGCQGAAPLSLVVDYTGIYYDATGPSDLENLLNSEGWQTPEIMTSADRALAAIIRHGLSKYNHAPDAVPGFLEEKARYSSFSEMADALRVLIIDQTVGDASVTLGMADASSFTAMLDDAKQRFPRAQLYVKTHPDVLAGKKKGYLTEEAKRCGAELIAEDVAPLSLLAQADVVYCVTSQMGFEALMLGKRVYCFGMPFYANWGVTHDALSCPRRIKKRTFLEVFAAAYLLYARYVNPVTGERCDIHDAIARLAVQREKNEKNRGFHACFGYSRWKHPHARAFLQSTGASFGFFKYFFGKQGAVASAVKHGGDVVAWSSKCVGGTLEECCREAGVPLVRMEDGFIRSVGLGSNFQWPYSLVLDRQGIYYDPTQTSDLETILQQLPQRVDHDELCRRARALREFIVQKGLTKYNVGQSEFSRHWPSDRRVLLVPGQVEDDASVRLGGCGLAGNLALLWEVRRRNPDAFIIYKPHPDVEVGNRKGNMADAETLRVADEIVRDVRMDVLLGMVDEVHTLTSLTGFEALLRGVKVCAYGGPFYAGWGLTEDYAVERSFLGRRTARLTLDELTAGVLLLYPSYYDWQTAGFCTAEDVCSRLLQDGGQMKGKYLVRVFAALRALVRKVF
- a CDS encoding capsular biosynthesis protein; its protein translation is MASFLFLQGPHGPFFRLLGEELQSRGHEVTRVNLCGGDVLDWPRGSLCYHGRTSDWSAWVHRLMMRRNVTDLLVFGDWRPHHREAVHIARLNGIRVWAFDEGYLRPHWITMEQGGVNGNSTLPHTPEEVRAESRRYVELSRPESSPNPIARRQLQAVLYAGASILSMPFFPFYRTHRPYGHLKELFSGWVPHFFTRRHRMKLSAKALSHLNDAPFFLFPLQLDSDSQVRRYSPFSGMKEAIAWVMTSFAQHSPQETHLVIRNHPLDSGLIRYDRFIRRFSEACGIKDRVLFVESGNGLDMIRKSRAVVLLNSTMGMQALEQGKAVYCVGKSIYAMPGLAQSEKECSLSRFWTEYHGPDSGLLHDFEKLLLNRALVNGNFYFGRGLELAVKGCADRLDTMSPHRDMLPK